A window from Primulina huaijiensis isolate GDHJ02 chromosome 13, ASM1229523v2, whole genome shotgun sequence encodes these proteins:
- the LOC140991785 gene encoding exocyst complex component SEC15A-like, which translates to MNAKTKRRTMTENGDTGEDSVLATMISNGEDLGPMVRLSFETGKPEALLLQLKHVVKKKEVEIEELCKLHYEEFILAVDELRGVLVDAEELKSELASDNFRLQEVGSALLMKLEDLLESYSVKKNVTEAIEMSKSCVQVLDLCVKCNYHVSEGRFYPALKAVDLIEKYLHNIPVKALQSLIAKRIPLLKLHIEKRVCSEVNEWLVQIRSGAKDIGQTAIGYAASARQREEDMLARQRKAEEQNCLGLGDFTYTLDVEKIDENSVLKFDLTPLYRAYHIHNCLGIQDQFREYYHKNRFLQLNSDLQISSTQPFLESHRTFLALVAGYFIVEDRVLRTSGGLLSPTELETMWETAVAKVTSILEEQFSHMDTASHLLLVKDCVTLFGATLRQYGYEVATILGTLNSSRGKYHELLLTECRQQITDIIANDSYEQMVMKKESDYQANVLLFHLQTSDIMPAFPYIAPFSSMVPECCRVVRSFVKDSVNYLSYGADMNYFDFVRKHLDKLLIDVLNEVILNTIHGGSIGVSQAMGIAANMAVLERACDYFLQHAAQQCGIPVRSIDRPQGGLTAKVVFRTSRDAAYLALLSLVNSKSDEFMTLTENVNWTSDDAPQHANEYINEVIIYLDTVLSSAEQILPRDALYKVGSGAFEHISNSIVGAFLSDSVKRFSVNAVMSINNDLKALESFADERFHSTGVHEIYKDGSFRSCLVEARQLINLLLSSQPENFMNPVIRVKNYNALDYKKVAAICEKYKDSPDGLFGSLSNRASKQSARKKSMDVLKKRLRDFN; encoded by the coding sequence ATGAATGCAAAAACGAAGAGGAGAACAATGACTGAGAATGGTGATACAGGGGAGGACTCTGTTCTTGCGACTATGATCAGTAATGGGGAGGATTTGGGACCTATGGTTAGGCTTTCTTTTGAGACAGGGAAACCTGAAGCGCTTTTGCTGCAACTTAAGCATGtagtaaaaaagaaagaagttgAGATTGAGGAGCTTTGCAAGCTTCACTATGAAGAATTCATTCTTGCGGTTGACGAGCTACGTGGTGTCTTGGTTGATGCGGAAGAGCTGAAAAGTGAGCTGGCGAGTGATAACTTTAGGTTACAAGAGGTTGGTAGCGCACTTCTAATGAAACTTGAAGACCTTCTCGAATCTTATTCAGTCAAGAAGAATGTTACCGAAGCCATTGAGATGTCGAAGAGCTGTGTTCAAGTGTTGGATCTTTGTGTGAAGTGTAATTATCATGTTTCTGAGGGTCGATTTTATCCGGCTTTAAAAGCTGTTGATCTGATTGAGAAATATTTGCATAACATTCCTGTGAAGGCACTGCAATCACTTATAGCTAAGAGGATACCCTTACTAAAGTTGCATATTGAGAAGAGGGTATGCAGTGAAGTTAATGAATGGCTAGTTCAAATTAGGAGCGGTGCGAAGGATATTGGACAAACTGCTATTGGATATGCTGCATCTGCTCGGCAAAGGGAAGAGGACATGCTGGCTCGTCAAAGAAAAGCAGAGGAACAGAATTGTTTGGGTTTAGGAGATTTCACCTATACACTGGATGTCGAAAAAATCGATGAGAATTCTgttctaaaatttgatctaaCACCTCTTTATCGAGCTTATCACATTCACAATTGTCTTGGCATCCAAGATCAATTTCGTGAATATTATCACAAAAATCGTTTTTTGCAGCTGAATTCAGACTTACAGATATCGTCCACCCAGCCATTCCTTGAATCCCATCGGACCTTCTTGGCTCTTGTTGCAGGTTATTTTATCGTCGAAGACCGGGTCTTAAGGACTTCTGGTGGGTTACTTTCACCCACAGAGCTTGAGACAATGTGGGAAACTGCTGTGGCTAAAGTAACTTCAATCTTGGAAGAACAGTTTTCCCATATGGATACTGCAAGTCATCTCCTCCTGGTAAAGGATTGTGTGACCCTCTTCGGTGCAACCCTCAGGCAGTATGGTTATGAAGTGGCCACGATTCTTGGGACTTTAAACAGTAGTCGTGGCAAATATCACGAGCTTCTTTTAACTGAGTGCCGGCAACAAATTACTGACATCATTGCAAATGACTCGTATGAGCAGATGGTGATGAAAAAGGAGTCAGATTACCAGGCAAATGTTCTGTTATTCCATCTTCAAACCTCAGACATAATGCCGGCCTTCCCATATATTGCTCCTTTCTCCTCCATGGTGCCAGAATGTTGTCGAGTTGTTCGTTCGTTTGTCAAGGATTCTGTTAATTACTTGTCTTATGGGGCGGACATGAACTATTTTGATTTTGTGCGGAAACACCTGGACAAGCTCTTGATTGACGTGTTAAATGAAGTCATTCTTAACACAATTCATGGTGGCAGCATTGGTGTGTCTCAGGCAATGGGGATTGCTGCTAATATGGCTGTTTTAGAGAGGGCTTGCGATTATTTTCTCCAGCATGCTGCACAACAATGTGGAATTCCCGTCAGATCAATCGATAGACCGCAAGGTGGTTTAACGGCCAAGGTTGTTTTTCGAACCTCAAGGGATGCTGCTTATCTTGCTCTGCTGAGTTTAGTTAACTCTAAGTCAGATGAATTTATGACACTTACTGAAAATGTGAATTGGACTTCCGATGATGCACCTCAGCATGCGAATGAGTACATAAATGAGGTCATCATTTACCTTGACACTGTTTTGTCCtctgctgaacaaattttaccTCGGGATGCTTTGTACAAAGTTGGTAGTGGTGCTTTTGAACATATATCTAACTCTATCGTTGGAGCTTTTCTCAGTGACAGTGTGAAGAGATTTAGTGTTAACGCAGTCATGAGCATTAACAACGATTTGAAGGCTTTGGAGTCTTTTGCGGATGAAAGGTTTCACTCAACTGGCGTTCATGAAATATACAAAGATGGGAGCTTTAGAAGTTGCTTGGTAGAAGCCAGGCAATTGATAAACCTTCTTTTGAGCAGTCAACCTGAAAACTTTATGAATCCCGTGATACGGGTAAAGAATTACAACGCTCTTGACTATAAAAAAGTGGCTGCCATCTGTGAGAAGTACAAGGATTCACCTGATGGACTTTTTGGTAGTCTTTCAAACAGGGCCTCCAAGCAAAGTGCTAGAAAAAAGTCCATGGATGTGCTGAAGAAAAGACTAAGGGATTTCAATTGA
- the LOC140991476 gene encoding uncharacterized protein — protein MNMTSLEANENSVLSEQKEMKEPPPAYVSMVDPFLVEALQNHRHRLTVLLMELDLQKFFQNSDLQMFVFPHFPTSYLRLAAHRVAQHYGLQTMIQDNVVDGQGSGILVIKKPDSKFPHICLSDVPAKEAENDKPDQIKIVIRHRASRGSSVDANEQGNKGSSVRTVEERTEEYERARARIFRSSGSSESEDALTQVTSDVKNLTLDENEISRNLDVDVDKSICSRDTGSSLRVAIFRDREKDRTDPDYDRSYKRYVKSTPNTQNFGFAPCNLQKFQPPFVQYDSVSPQFRQMPVPQASLNYSSPVMSPYCAVGVNQTPRDALYMQWQTQTMMYAHSYNQMRPTLFQAPFCQQPLSFDYSLDH, from the exons ATGAATATGACTTCTCTAGAAGCTAACGAGAATTCTGTCTTGTCGGAGCAGAAGGAGATGAAGGAGCCACCGCCGGCCTATGTTTCCATGGTGGACCCGTTCCTCGTTGAAGCTCTTCAGAATCATCGTCATCGTCTGACTG TTCTACTGATGGAACTCGATCTACAGAAGTTCTTTCAGAATTCTGATCTACAGATGTTTGTCTTTCCACACTTCCCTACGTCATACCTTCGTCTTGCGGCTCATCGCGTCGCTCAACATTATGGCTTGCAGACCATGATTCAGGATAATGTAGTAGATGGCCAGGGAAGTGGAATTTTGGTTATAAAGAAGCCAGACAGCAAGTTCCCTCATATATGCTTATCAGATGTTCCAGCGAAAGAGGCAGAAAATGACAAACCTGATCAAATCAAAATTGTTATAAGGCATAGAGCTTCTAGAGGTTCCTCAGTTGACGCCAATGAACAGGGGAATAAAGGTAGTTCAGTGAGAACCGTGGAAGAAAGGACAGAGGAGTATGAAAGAGCACGGGCTCGTATTTTCCGTAGTTCAGGTAGTTCTGAGTCGGAAGATGCATTAACTCAAGTTACTTCTGATGTGAAGAACTTAACCCTAGATGAGAACGAGATTTCAAGGAACCTGGATGTGGATGTTGACAAGAGCATCTGCAGCAGGGACACCGGTAGTTCCTTAAGAGTAGCCATTTTTAGGGACAGGGAAAAAGATCGCACTGACCCTGATTATGATCGCAGTTATAAAAG ATATGTTAAAAGCACTCCCAACACTCAAAATTTCGGCTTCGCACCTTGTAATTTACAGAAATTCCAGCCTCCATTTGTCCAATATGATTCTGTTTCCCCCCAGTTTCGTCAAATGCCAGTACCTCAGGCTTCTCTTAACTACAGTAGCCCAGTGATGAGTCCTTACTGTGCTGTCGGGGTGAATCAGACTCCTAGGGATGCTTTATATATGCAATGGCAAACCCAAACCATGATGTATGCTCATTCGTATAACCAAATGAGACCCACCCTCTTTCAG GCCCCCTTCTGTCAGCAGCCACTGAGTTTTGATTACTCCCTGGATCATTGA
- the LOC140991568 gene encoding bZIP transcription factor 17-like produces MQSPRRVTCGGKMVDSTVVAVDLLPKPPSTTEFGSAPSVPPIDTALFSQQQLIDGNCNLGEDLNDLEGLDFDFDFVLDDFSFTPADFEDHLPDPSKLDETDSFKIEPELDPNFDRFDFRTNLAPYQVLFKSASSDLRHHSGDRDFSGDHGSHGSGVLNSASPVLESNQISGYLNLSSPESDGSNREISENSVGDVKEVNCPSPDTQGSGNCKSHVSEESNECADRPVSSSPNLKSNPIRNVFVDHEIKSEDSSNCNAPSSLLKRKKERDDCYGESRMAKYKKSNSNAENDDYSGLSEEDEKRNARLMRNRESAQLSRQRKKHYVEELEDKVRMMHSTIQDLNVKISFFMTENVTLRQQMGSGVGMAAPPPQMVPPPPGMYSHPAMIYPWVPYTPPYVMKPQGSQIPLVPIPRLKPQPPAQSQKVSKKVESKKNEGQKSKKVASVSFLGLLLFIMLFGGLVPIINVKYGGVRQALTGGESYVGDGYYEKHHGRLLMVNETANGEKFSSRGDFSRNNSSVNSCQRGNGGGGEPNADEFSHVGNGTEPLIASLYVPRNDKLVKIDGNLIIHSVLASEKAMASNTEVDGETGLAVPVGLASAIPVPGVGRSGIRHPHLRALGSNTEDRENLKSTATDGSLHQWFREGLAGPMLSSGMCTEVFQFDISQASVSGVIIPASTQKNISEEQAQNSTHLNKGRNRRFLHDHPIPLPESHHNTSEEHRQRNSRKDNLDGNNLTSSMVVSVLVDPRETGDSDVDGVMGKNSISRIFVVVLIDSVKYVTYSCMLPFLGSASHLVTN; encoded by the exons ATGCAAAGTCCTCGCAGAGTGACCTGCGGAGGAAAAATGGTTGACTCGACGGTGGTCGCCGTGGATCTTCTGCCGAAGCCTCCGTCCACTACCGAGTTTGGTTCGGCGCCATCGGTTCCACCCATCGACACAGCATTATTTTCTCAACAGCAATTAATCGACGGCAACTGTAATTTGGGCGAAGACCTCAACGACTTGGAAGGACTCGATTTCGATTTCGATTTCGTCCTCGATGATTTTAGTTTCACACCAGCTGATTTCGAAGACCACCTTCCGGATCCCTCCAAATTAGATGAGACAGATTCATTCAAAATCGAACCCGAATTGGACCCGAATTTCGATCGGTTCGATTTTCGCACGAATTTGGCTCCGTATCAAGTACTTTTTAAATCAGCCTCTTCGGACTTGCGTCATCATTCCGGCGACAGAGATTTCTCTGGAGATCACGGCTCGCATGGATCCGGGGTTCTGAATTCCGCCTCTCCTGTTTTGGAGTCTAATCAGATTTCTGGCTATCTTAATCTGTCGTCTCCTGAATCGGATGGATCAAATCGAGAGATTTCTGAAAATAGTGTCGGAGACGTAAAGGAGGTGAATTGCCCTTCGCCTGATACCCAGGGTTCGGGGAATTGCAAATCTCATGTCTCAGAGGAGTCTAATGAGTGTGCAGATCGACCGGTGAGTTCTTCTCCGAATCTAAAGAGCAATCCCATTAGAAATGTTTTTGTTGATCATGAAATTAAATCGGAGGATTCAAGTAATTGTAATGCTCCTAGTTCTTTgttgaaaaggaaaaaagagaGAGATGACTGTTATGGTGAGTCTAGGATGGCTAAATATAAGAAATCTAACAGTAATGCCGAGAACGATGATTATAGCGGGTTGAGCGAAGAGGACGAGAAAAGGAATGCTAGATTGATGAGGAATAGAGAGAGTGCACAATTATCCAGACAGAGGAAGAAACATTATGTGGAGGAATTGGAGGATAAGGTCAGAATGATGCATTCAACAATTCAAGACTTGAATGTGAAAATCTCGTTTTTTATGACAGAAAATGTGACTCTTCGGCAGCAAATGGGCAGCGGTGTTGGTATGGCTGCCCCACCTCCCCAGATGGTTCCACCTCCTCCTGGAATGTATTCGCACCCAGCCATGATTTATCCGTGGGTGCCGTATACGCCACCTTATGTTATGAAGCCACAAGGGTCACAAATTCCTTTGGTGCCGATTCCAAGGTTGAAACCGCAACCGCCAGCTCAGTCACAGAAGGTGAGTAAGAAAGTGGAGAGTAAGAAAAACGAGGGGCAAAAGAGTAAGAAGGTTGCCAGTGTTAGTTTTCTAGGTTTGCTTCTTTTTATTATGTTGTTTGGGGGCTTGGTTCCAATCATCAATGTGAAGTATGGAGGAGTTAGGCAGGCACTCACTGGTGGAGAAAGTTATGTTGGTGATGGATATTACGAGAAACATCATGGGAGGCTGCTGATGGTCAATGAGACTGCAAATGGCGAGAAATTTAGCAGTAGGGGAGATTTTAGTCGTAATAATAGCAGTGTCAATAGTTGTCAAAGAGGTAACGGTGGTGGAGGTGAGCCAAATGCTGACGAGTTTTCTCATGTCGGCAATGGGACTGAACCTCTTATTGCCTCATTGTATGTTCCCAGAAATGATAAGCTTGTGAAGATTGATGGAAATTTGATCATTCATTCAGTTTTGGCAAGTGAGAAAGCCATGGCATCTAACACAGAGGTGGATGGAGAGACTGGTTTGGCAGTTCCTGTAGGTTTGGCTTCTGCTATTCCTGTTCCTGGTGTGGGAAGGAGTGGTATCAGGCATCCCCACCTCAGGGCCCTCGGTTCCAATACAGAAGACAGGGAAAATTTGAAGTCGACAGCGACTGATGGTAGTCTTCATCAATGGTTTCGTGAAGGCCTTGCCG GGCCAATGTTGAGCTCTGGGATGTGCACCGAAGTGTTCCAGTTTGACATATCACAAGCTTCTGTTTCAGGAGTCATAATTCCAGCCTCCACTCAAAAAAACATTTCTGAAGAGCAGGCTCAAAATTCTACACATCTCAACAAGGGAAGAAACCGAAGGTTCCTTCATGATCACCCTATTCCCCTCCCTGAATCCCATCACAATACTTCTGAAGAACATAGACAAAGAAATTCACGAAAAGATAATTTGGATGGTAATAATTTAACATCTTCAATGGTGGTTTCGGTGCTGGTGGATCCAAGAGAAACAGGTGATAGTGACGTTGATGGTGTTATGGGAAAGAACTCCATCTCACGAatttttgttgttgtgttgATCGATAGCGTCAAGTACGTAACATACTCATGCATGCTTCCATTTCTAGGATCTGCGTCTCATTTAGTTACTAACTGA
- the LOC140956407 gene encoding transcription factor MYBC1-like produces MREEESNWFTKWEDELPSPEELMPLNQSLITPDLALAFNIASPHQNLNHHHTPAPPPPQSTAHSSAEFDSPELSGAAGGSGGAAGSDEPARTLKRPRLVWTPQLHKRFVDAVAHLGIKNAVPKTIMQLMSVDGLTRENVASHLQKYRLYLKRMQGISNGGNGSAIGNNSPAGLSASGMDPAMDHLFASSPVPAQFLNHGRGNPEHFLPFVPVAAPMQHHHPMAVVAAGPGHQQQFRPFGHSPPNGQFDRPFLRQSQQQGQRMGGSVVPLTYVEDLEPAGTTNGRKVLTLFPTGDD; encoded by the coding sequence ATGAGGGAAGAAGAATCCAATTGGTTTACGAAATGGGAAGATGAATTGCCCTCGCCCGAGGAATTGATGCCCTTAAACCAATCCCTTATTACTCCTGATCTTGCGCTAGCTTTCAACATTGCGAGCCCACATCAAAACCTTAACCACCACCACACACCGGCTCCTCCTCCGCCGCAGTCAACTGCCCATTCCTCAGCTGAATTTGACTCGCCGGAGTTGAGTGGCGCCGCAGGCGGATCAGGTGGGGCTGCCGGGTCTGACGAGCCCGCAAGAACCCTCAAGCGGCCGCGCCTCGTTTGGACTCCACAACTGCACAAGAGATTTGTAGATGCGGTTGCACATTTAGGGATCAAGAACGCTGTTCCAAAGACTATAATGCAGCTCATGAGTGTTGATGGGTTAACTAGAGAGAATGTAGCGAGCCATTTGCAGAAGTATAGGCTATATCTGAAGCGAATGCAAGGTATTTCCAATGGTGGAAATGGCAGCGCCATCGGGAATAATAGTCCGGCGGGATTGTCTGCTTCTGGCATGGATCCGGCCATGGACCACTTATTTGCGAGCTCCCCCGTGCCAGCTCAGTTTTTGAACCACGGCAGGGGGAATCCAGAGCATTTCTTGCCGTTTGTACCGGTTGCGGCGCCAATGCAGCACCACCACCCGATGGCGGTGGTGGCGGCAGGTCCAGGGCATCAACAGCAGTTCAGGCCATTTGGTCACTCACCGCCAAATGGGCAATTTGATCGTCCATTTTTGAGGCAGTCACAGCAGCAGGGTCAGAGAATGGGTGGTTCTGTGGTGCCTCTCACGTATGTGGAAGATTTGGAACCGGCTGGCACCACGAACGGGAGGAAAGTTCTTACGTTGTTTCCAACGGGGGATGATTGA